A region from the Pungitius pungitius chromosome 16, fPunPun2.1, whole genome shotgun sequence genome encodes:
- the dpagt1 gene encoding UDP-N-acetylglucosamine--dolichyl-phosphate N-acetylglucosaminephosphotransferase: MPGKMSPVPVLPLVINCLFSVLGCMATLKLIPAFKDHFISAKLFGIDLNKTSKKEVPESQGVISGTVFLIILFCFIPVPFLSCFVGDQCMGFPHDEFVQLIGALLAICCMIFLGFADDVLNLRWRHKLLLPTMASLPLLMVYFTNFGNTVIVVPKPFRALLGLHLDLGILYYVYMGMLAVFCTNAINILAGINGIESGQALFISGSIIVFNLLELSGDYREDHIFSLYFMIPFFFTTLALFYHNWYPSSVFVGDTFCYFAGMTFAVVGILGHFSKTMLLFFLPQVVNFVYSLPQLFHVIPCPRHRLPRLNPETGKLGMSYSKFKRKDLSKLGNLIMKVAELLKLLEVQRGQEEDDDFIECNNMTLINLVLKLLGPTHERNLTVIMLVIQVMGSVAAFGIRYHLVRLFYDV; this comes from the exons ATGCCTGGAAAAATGTCACCAGTACCCGTCCTACCGTTAGTGATCAACTGTTTATTTTCTGTACTGGGCTGTATGGCCACTTTGAAACTCATTCCTGCTTTCAAAGACCATTTCATCTCAGCCAAATTGTTCGGAATAGACCTAAACAAAACCTCCAAAAAGGAAGT CCCAGAGTCCCAAGGAGTCATCAGTGGGACAgtcttcctcatcatcctcttctgCTTCATCCCGGTGCCTTTCCTCAGCTGCTTTGTAGGTGATCAGTGCATGGGCTTCCCACACGACGAG tttgTGCAGTTGATCGGTGCACTTCTGGCCATTTGTTGCATGATCTTCCTGGGCTTTGCTGACGACGTGCTGAACCTGCGTTGGAGACACAAGCTCCTGCTTCCCACCATGGCTTCCTTGCCGCTGCTCATGGTGTATTTTACCAACTTTGGCAACACGGTCATCGTGGTGCCGAAGCCCTTCCGGGCCCTGCTTGGACTGCATTTGGACTTGG GTATCCTTTACTACGTCTACATGGGAATGCTAGCAGTTTTCTGCACAAATGCCATCAACATCTTAGCTGGCATCAATGGCATTGAGTCTGGTCAAGCCCTGTTTATCTCCGGCTCCATCATCGTCTTCAACCTGCTGGAGCTCAGTG GAGATTACCGTGAGGACCATATTTTCTCGCTCTACTTCATGATACCGTTTTTCTTCACAACATTAGCACTTTTTTACCACAACTG GTATCCTTCATCCGTGTTTGTTGGAGACACTTTCTGCTACTTTGCCGGGATGACCTTTGCTGTAGTCGGCATCCTGGGACACTTCAGCAAAACAATGCTGCTGTTCTTCCTTCCTCAAGTGGTTAACTTTGTTTACTCCTTGCCTCAACTGTTTCATGTCATCCCCTGTCCCAGACACCGGCTCCCCAG GTTGAATCCAGAGACAGGCAAACTGGGGATGAGCTACTCTAAATTCAAAAGAAAGGACCTCTCTAAATTAGGAAACCTCATTATGAAG GTGGCAGAGTTACTAAAGCTGCTCGAGGTGCAAAGAGGCcaagaggaagatgatgatttTATTGAGTGCAACAACATGACCTTAATAAATCTGGTCCTGAAATTACTCGGTCCCACCCATGAGAGAAACCTCACAGTCATCATGCTCGTCATACAG GTGATGGGCAGTGTAGCTGCCTTTGGGATCCGTTATCATCTGGTGCGTCTCTTCTACGACGTCTAG
- the c2cd2l gene encoding phospholipid transfer protein C2CD2L isoform X1, translating into MELQELCWLCSVGLFLTSLLIVLGWLLQYLLTVLRLWRSKKTAGRDKRDPPRQQLPLTQHRQSPAGGVWGFLLKLRSGRDGGPMPEAGVKGLLTSLFSFKSFREHWQRTWVKALNEQACRHGSSIQITFDSSLQLTAASAIDSVTCTDQSANRMVLHCNCRVDTVTFPVTVTQQSPAAISMETYQITITPMVAKVVVCLEEVEDEGLLMSWTLSKQPSFALSASPCKLQRQGSKVGADVDMIKGLIEDTLFSTQPAMVLNLKTCASSSPAAMDHLSVRLNPNVLVKRLMLRQLRATLNKDHWSRSGELCCVLSLDQPSTERSTSFLPVPSNPNVPLEWSEEITLELGHVTKEMRVRLLERNGEKERFLPGHACIALDLRCKVPTGQHTLSISPDRGLAPIATVNAELHYVEIEAPRSAHNAFPLRSSPTPSKKVDVDRTVMPDGTIVTTVTTVQSRLKLDSSPGDSPLRSPSKVEVTEKKATILSDGRCSTSPNLSMSSRLSNGLDPVAETAIRQLTESASKAARKTPTKRSTLIISGVTKVPLSEDDCALSSGYAAAMDAAMQGNHCGTGHRQEPDDTTPSDVSERPSVDDVESDTGSTGGLETRSLKDHKVGFLQSGTKLLFRRRHREKESCLSQSHEDISDMGNNFAAAANISRKKSGSFSRRLIKRFSFRSSGKSKSKATNGGVSSLDN; encoded by the exons ATGGAGCTGCAGGAGTTGTGCTGGCTGTGCTCCGTGGGGCTCTTTCTAACCTCTTTGCTCATTGTGCTGGGATGGCTGCTCCAGTACTTGCTGACCGTACTGCGCCTGTGGAGATCCAAGAAGACGGCAGGGCGAGACAAGAGAGATCCACCCCGGCAGCAGCTCCCCCTCACACAGCACCGCCAAAGCCCGGCTGGAGGTGTGTGGGGATTCTTGCTGAAGCTCCGCTCGGGCCGGGATGGAGGACCCATGCCCGAGGCCGGGGTCAAAGGCTTGTTGACCTCTCTGTTCTCCTTTAAGTCCTTCAGGGAGCACTGGCAGAGGACCTGGGTCAAAGCTCTGAATGAGCAAGCCTGCAGGCATGGG AGCTCCATCCAGATCACCTTTGACAGCAGTCTCCAGTTAACTGCTGCTTCTGCAATAGATAGTGTGACCTGCACTGACCAATCGGCTAATCGTATG GTTTTGCACTGTAACTGTCGGGTGGACACAGTGACGTTTCCTGTGACAGTCACTCAGCAGTCGCCAGCTGCCATTTCCATGGAGACCTATCAGATCACTATCACACCGATGGTGGCTAAG GTGGTGGTGtgtctggaggaggtggaggacgagGGTCTTCTGATGTCCTGGACTCTTTCCAAGCAGCCATCCTTTGCTCTGAGTGCATCTCCATGCAAGCTACAGAGACAA GGATCTAAGGTGGGTGCAGACGTGGACATGATTAAGGGACTGATAGAGGATACTCTGTTCAGCACCCAGCCGGCCATGGTCCTGAACCTCAAGACATGCGCATCCAGCTCTCcg GCTGCCATGGACCATTTATCAGTGAGATTAAACCCGAATGTCTTGGTGAAACGACTAATGCTGCGGCAGCTCAGGGCGACCTTAAATAAAG ATCACTGGTCTAGATCAGGGGAGCTGTGCTGTGTCCTCAGCCTGGACCAACCCTCCACAGAGCGGTCGACATCCTTCCTGCCTGTGCCCAGCAACCCCAACGTCCCGCTGGAATGGAGCGAAGAAATCACTCT GGAGTTGGGTCATGTGACCAAAGAGATGAGAGTAAGACTGCTGGAGCGGAATGGCGAAAAGGAAC GATTCCTGCCCGGCCATGCCTGCATCGCCTTGGACCTCCGCTGCAAAGTGCCCACTGGACAACATACGCTGTCGATAAGTCCTGACCGCGGCCTGGCGCCCATCGCTACCGTCAACGCAGAG CTGCATTATGTGGAAATCGAGGCGCCCCGCAGTGCCCACAATGCTTTTCCACTTCGttcctcacccaccccctccaaGAAGGTCGACGTGGACCGGACTGTCATGCCAGACGGAACCATCGTCACCACTGTCACGACTGTCCAGTCTCGACTGAAACTGGACAGCAGCCCAG GTGATTCTCCTCTGCGTTCGCCGTCTAAAGTGGAGGTGACTGAGAAGAAAGCCACAATCCTGTCAGATGGCAGATGCAGCACAAGCCCCAACCTCAGCA TGAGCAGCCGCCTCTCTAACGGCCTGGATCCTGTTGCAGAGACAGCCATTCGCCAGCTGACAGAGTCCGCCTCCAAAGCAGCACGCAAGACGCCAACAAAGAGGAGCACCCTGATCATCTCGGGCGTCACAAAG GTTCCACTCTCAGAAGACGACTGTGCGTTATCGAGCGGCTACGCTGCAGCAATGGACGCAGCCATGCAGGGAAACCACTGCGGGACGGGGCATCGCCAGGAACCAGATGACACCACACCCTCGGACGTGTCGGAGCGTCCCTCCGTGGACGATGTGGAATCGGATACTGGTTCTACTGGCGGCTTGGAGACTCGCAGCCTCAAGGACCATAAAG TGGGCTTCCTACAGAGTGGGACGAAGCTGTTGTTCCGCAGAAGACATCGAGAGAAGGAGTCCTGCCTCAGCCAGTCGCATGAGGACATCTCCGACATGGGCAATAACTTTGCTGCTGCCGCCAACATCAGCCGTAAAAAGTCTGGCAGCTTCTCCCGGCGTCTCATCAAACGCTTCTCTTTCCGCTCATCGGGCAAATCAAAAAGCAAAGCCACCAACGGAGGAGTGAGCTCGTTGGATAACTAA
- the c2cd2l gene encoding phospholipid transfer protein C2CD2L isoform X2 yields the protein MELQELCWLCSVGLFLTSLLIVLGWLLQYLLTVLRLWRSKKTAGRDKRDPPRQQLPLTQHRQSPAGGVWGFLLKLRSGRDGGPMPEAGVKGLLTSLFSFKSFREHWQRTWVKALNEQACRHGSSIQITFDSSLQLTAASAIDSVTCTDQSANRMVLHCNCRVDTVTFPVTVTQQSPAAISMETYQITITPMVAKVVVCLEEVEDEGLLMSWTLSKQPSFALSASPCKLQRQGSKVGADVDMIKGLIEDTLFSTQPAMVLNLKTCASSSPAAMDHLSVRLNPNVLVKRLMLRQLRATLNKDHWSRSGELCCVLSLDQPSTERSTSFLPVPSNPNVPLEWSEEITLELGHVTKEMRVRLLERNGEKERFLPGHACIALDLRCKVPTGQHTLSISPDRGLAPIATVNAELHYVEIEAPRSAHNAFPLRSSPTPSKKVDVDRTVMPDGTIVTTVTTVQSRLKLDSSPGDSPLRSPSKVEVTEKKATILSDGRCSTSPNLSKTAIRQLTESASKAARKTPTKRSTLIISGVTKVPLSEDDCALSSGYAAAMDAAMQGNHCGTGHRQEPDDTTPSDVSERPSVDDVESDTGSTGGLETRSLKDHKVGFLQSGTKLLFRRRHREKESCLSQSHEDISDMGNNFAAAANISRKKSGSFSRRLIKRFSFRSSGKSKSKATNGGVSSLDN from the exons ATGGAGCTGCAGGAGTTGTGCTGGCTGTGCTCCGTGGGGCTCTTTCTAACCTCTTTGCTCATTGTGCTGGGATGGCTGCTCCAGTACTTGCTGACCGTACTGCGCCTGTGGAGATCCAAGAAGACGGCAGGGCGAGACAAGAGAGATCCACCCCGGCAGCAGCTCCCCCTCACACAGCACCGCCAAAGCCCGGCTGGAGGTGTGTGGGGATTCTTGCTGAAGCTCCGCTCGGGCCGGGATGGAGGACCCATGCCCGAGGCCGGGGTCAAAGGCTTGTTGACCTCTCTGTTCTCCTTTAAGTCCTTCAGGGAGCACTGGCAGAGGACCTGGGTCAAAGCTCTGAATGAGCAAGCCTGCAGGCATGGG AGCTCCATCCAGATCACCTTTGACAGCAGTCTCCAGTTAACTGCTGCTTCTGCAATAGATAGTGTGACCTGCACTGACCAATCGGCTAATCGTATG GTTTTGCACTGTAACTGTCGGGTGGACACAGTGACGTTTCCTGTGACAGTCACTCAGCAGTCGCCAGCTGCCATTTCCATGGAGACCTATCAGATCACTATCACACCGATGGTGGCTAAG GTGGTGGTGtgtctggaggaggtggaggacgagGGTCTTCTGATGTCCTGGACTCTTTCCAAGCAGCCATCCTTTGCTCTGAGTGCATCTCCATGCAAGCTACAGAGACAA GGATCTAAGGTGGGTGCAGACGTGGACATGATTAAGGGACTGATAGAGGATACTCTGTTCAGCACCCAGCCGGCCATGGTCCTGAACCTCAAGACATGCGCATCCAGCTCTCcg GCTGCCATGGACCATTTATCAGTGAGATTAAACCCGAATGTCTTGGTGAAACGACTAATGCTGCGGCAGCTCAGGGCGACCTTAAATAAAG ATCACTGGTCTAGATCAGGGGAGCTGTGCTGTGTCCTCAGCCTGGACCAACCCTCCACAGAGCGGTCGACATCCTTCCTGCCTGTGCCCAGCAACCCCAACGTCCCGCTGGAATGGAGCGAAGAAATCACTCT GGAGTTGGGTCATGTGACCAAAGAGATGAGAGTAAGACTGCTGGAGCGGAATGGCGAAAAGGAAC GATTCCTGCCCGGCCATGCCTGCATCGCCTTGGACCTCCGCTGCAAAGTGCCCACTGGACAACATACGCTGTCGATAAGTCCTGACCGCGGCCTGGCGCCCATCGCTACCGTCAACGCAGAG CTGCATTATGTGGAAATCGAGGCGCCCCGCAGTGCCCACAATGCTTTTCCACTTCGttcctcacccaccccctccaaGAAGGTCGACGTGGACCGGACTGTCATGCCAGACGGAACCATCGTCACCACTGTCACGACTGTCCAGTCTCGACTGAAACTGGACAGCAGCCCAG GTGATTCTCCTCTGCGTTCGCCGTCTAAAGTGGAGGTGACTGAGAAGAAAGCCACAATCCTGTCAGATGGCAGATGCAGCACAAGCCCCAACCTCAGCA AGACAGCCATTCGCCAGCTGACAGAGTCCGCCTCCAAAGCAGCACGCAAGACGCCAACAAAGAGGAGCACCCTGATCATCTCGGGCGTCACAAAG GTTCCACTCTCAGAAGACGACTGTGCGTTATCGAGCGGCTACGCTGCAGCAATGGACGCAGCCATGCAGGGAAACCACTGCGGGACGGGGCATCGCCAGGAACCAGATGACACCACACCCTCGGACGTGTCGGAGCGTCCCTCCGTGGACGATGTGGAATCGGATACTGGTTCTACTGGCGGCTTGGAGACTCGCAGCCTCAAGGACCATAAAG TGGGCTTCCTACAGAGTGGGACGAAGCTGTTGTTCCGCAGAAGACATCGAGAGAAGGAGTCCTGCCTCAGCCAGTCGCATGAGGACATCTCCGACATGGGCAATAACTTTGCTGCTGCCGCCAACATCAGCCGTAAAAAGTCTGGCAGCTTCTCCCGGCGTCTCATCAAACGCTTCTCTTTCCGCTCATCGGGCAAATCAAAAAGCAAAGCCACCAACGGAGGAGTGAGCTCGTTGGATAACTAA
- the LOC119215240 gene encoding histone H2AX, which translates to MSGRGKTGGKTRAKAKTRSSRAGLQFPVGRVHRHLRKGNYAQRVGAGAPVYLAAVLEYLTAEILELAGNAARDNKKTRIIPRHLQLAVRNDEELNKLLGGVTIAQGGVLPNIQAVLLPKKTGQAAPTSGKAGKKASSQSQEY; encoded by the coding sequence ATGTCTGGAAGAGGAAAGACCGGAGGAAAGACCCGCGCTAAGGCCAAGACTCGCAGCTCCCGCGCCGGTCTGCAGTTCCCCGTGGGCCGCGTCCACAGGCACTTGAGAAAGGGTAATTACGCCCAGCGCGTCGGTGCCGGAGCTCCGGTATACCTGGCAGCGGTGCTGGAGTATCTCACCGCCGAGATCCTGGAGTTGGCTGGAAACGCCGCGAGAGACAACAAGAAGACCCGCATCATCCCTCGTCACCTTCAGCTGGCGGTACGCAACGACGAGGAGCTGAACAAACTGCTCGGTGGTGTGACCATCGCACAGGGCGGCGTCCTGCCCAACATCCAGGCCGTGCTGCTGCCGAAGAAGACCGGCCAGGCCGCTCCGACCTCCGGCAAGGCGGGAAAGAAGGCCTCCTCCCAGTCGCAAGAGTATTAG